The Haloarcula sp. H-GB4 genome segment GGCCCGCTCTACCGGGCCGCGCGTGGTGTCGACGTGCTGAACACGAACGTACGGGACCGACGTGTCGGTCCGGGTGACGACACCGCGGAGGAGAAAGAGCGCGTCGTCCTGTAGGTCAAAGCGCCAGATCCGGTGGGCAGCGATTGCGTGGGCAACGCCAAGAAACACGAGCACAACCCAGCCGACGACGACCACCGTCTGTGGCAGTGAGACCGCGAACCGGTCAACAAGATACGCGATGACGCCGAGCACCGACGCCTGGATAACTGTCGACAGAACCCACAGCAGTCTCACCCGCGGGTGAAGCGACTCCATGTCCGAACCGAGGGGCCGGCCGCGGATTAACGGTTTGGCTCCGGGCCGAAATTGGAACGGTTTCGACCCGAACGCGGGGGACAGTTCATCCGGAGTTCGAAAAAGTCCCTTTAGGTAATCCATCGCGTGTCCAGACGGAATATGGCAGACACTCGACGCAGATTCCTCACGACGCTTGCAAGCACCGGGACTGTACTCGCACTCGCAGGGTGTAGTGGCAGCGACGGTGACGGCGGTGGCGGGACAGACAGTGAAATGACGGAGGGCGAGATGACCGAAGGTGGGATGACCGAGAGTGAGATGACGGACGGCGACGCAATGGATGAGGGGGAAGAGATGACCGAAGGATCGATGGACGGCGATATGGGCCCCACTGATCCCAGCGATGCCCCGATGGCGTCGGTCGACCGATTCAGCGACGCCGCCGGGATGCTCCACCAGCGCAGCGCAAACGACGCGCTTCCGGACGCCGACGAGCCGATCGACTTCGACGAGCAGTTCCTGACACAGGGATACGGGCCTGACGGAACCGTTATCGAGTACTACGATTTCGACGTCCAGCCGACCGAGGCGGCCCCGATTTACGCGCTGTTTTACGAAAACGGTGACCCGGTCGAGGACCAACTCAACATCATCGACGTGGTGCCCGGCGACGAGGGGTACAACGATTTCTGGCAAGTCCACAAAGTGACAGTGCCCGACAGCTACGAAGCGAACACGGCGACCAGCGTCTCTCATATTCAGGAGGCGGGTTACGACATCGAGCCGACGGAGACGATCAAGAACTGCCCGGTGGTTCCCGACGGGTCAACCGCGGAGCTACGACACAGTGTCGACAGCAGTTCGGCCGACTTGGTCGAGGGCTGGTACGACGGCGAAGTAGTTCCG includes the following:
- a CDS encoding PH domain-containing protein, which codes for MESLHPRVRLLWVLSTVIQASVLGVIAYLVDRFAVSLPQTVVVVGWVVLVFLGVAHAIAAHRIWRFDLQDDALFLLRGVVTRTDTSVPYVRVQHVDTTRGPVERAIGLASVVVYTAGTRGADITIPGLRPERATELREQLRDLANESEATDAV